A genomic segment from Corythoichthys intestinalis isolate RoL2023-P3 chromosome 2, ASM3026506v1, whole genome shotgun sequence encodes:
- the LOC130912126 gene encoding protein disulfide isomerase Creld1: MWGAWSFLTTLMLLCVLSLVPVWTAPCHTCQKLAESFLKGLERTANKNFGGGNTAWEEEKLAKYARSETRLLEIVETACEQSDFECNKLLEQIEDQVETWWFHRQEEAPDLSEWLCNDQLRLCCPPGRFGAQCKECPSGPGGVCGGLGRCEGDGTRLGDGECVCDPGYSGVLCGDCADGYYREKSANGSSGACAACFHSCKKCSGPEDYKCLDCKAGWLLHDNKCVDIDECGTELSRCPSNTYCHNTDGSYDCRGCDQSCVGCMGSGPARCKKCARGYKLQGAKCLDVDECSERAMACPGLNEACINEVGSFHCDCADGFIRRDSICVENKAPVGPEKGLFDDMTDDEVLVLQQMFFGVVICALATLAAKGDMVFTAIFIGGVAAMAGYWLTEKGDYMLDGFLKGR, encoded by the exons atgtggggggcctggtcATTCTTGACCACCCTGATGCTCCTGTGTGTGCTCTCCCTCGTACCGGTCTGGACGGCGCCATGCCACACTTGCCAGAAATTGGCCGAGAGTTTCTTGAAG GGCTTGGAGAGAACGGCTAACAAAAACTTTGGGGGAGGCAACACTGCATGGGAGGAAGAGAAGTTGGCCAAATACGCACGCAG TGAGACACGCCTCTTGGAGATTGTAGAGACTGCATGTGAGCAGTCTGACTTTGAATGCAACAAACTGCTGGAGCAGATTGAGGACCAGGTAGAGACATGGTGGTTCCACAG GCAGGAGGAGGCGCCTGACCTTTCTGAGTGGTTGTGCAATGACCAGTTGCGACTCTGCTGTCCCCCCGGACGCTTCGGAGCTCAATGCAAAG AGTGCCCATCAGGCCCAGGCGGTGTGTGTGGTGGTTTGGGTCGCTGTGAAGGCGACGGCACTCGCCTGGGAGATGGCGAGTGCGTGTGTGACCCTGGTTATTCTGGTGTACTGTGCGGCGACTGTGCAGACGGCTACTACAGAGAGAAAAGCGCCAACGGCAGCTCCGGAGCTTGTGCAG CCTGTTTTCATTCATGTAAGAAGTGCTCCGGGCCGGAGGACTACAAATGTCTGGACTGCAAAGCGGGCTGGTTACTTCACGACAACAAATGCGTGG ACATCGACGAATGCGGGACGGAGCTCTCTCGCTGTCCTTCGAACACTTACTGTCACAACACGGACGGCTCTTATGACTGCAGAG GCTGCGACCAATCTTGTGTAGGCTGTATGGGAAGTGGTCCGGCCCGCTGTAAGAAATGTGCACGAGGCTACAAATTGCAGGGAGCCAAGTGTCTTG ATGTTGACGAATGCAGCGAGCGAGCCATGGCATGCCCAGGCCTCAACGAGGCTTGCATCAACGAGGTGGGCTCCTTCCACTGCGACTGCGCTGACGGCTTCATCCGGAGGGACAGCATCTGCGTGGAGAATAAGGCACCTG TCGGTCCGGAGAAGGGTCTGTTTGATGACATGACGGACGACGAGGTCTTGGTTCTGCAGCAGATGTTCTTTGGCGTGGTGATCTGCGCCCTGGCCACGCTGGCGGCCAAAGGCGATATGGTATTCACGGCCATTTTCATCGGGGGCGTGGCTGCCATGGCAGGCTACTGGCTGACAGAGAAAGGAGACTACATGTTGGACGGCTTCCTGAAGGGTCGCTAG
- the LOC130912125 gene encoding interleukin-17 receptor E, producing MRLESGSGARCWRHEGTLAVAVVVVTVVTLLPLPVELLPQRNASFSCQRSQTKVPMTDGCPVKMSPHQWNSNCITVRVWIKDEDLNQAPTIGIESARREIVQPVIKHKKTKKKWHVKKNTNEIRVWCHDSSEQHRPRVNNTETLWELVFDCVDAELWRPVTVDYNARSQRCSVTSIHPDAVPSFSLSVDQASKSINVTVESDKKVHARWCYKRTAHHCVQGSHSNLTTIDPAQSRSALLNIPYVLPCVCVQVYYNYEDPPRKTVCPLQAHPLPKVEDVWLSSELTLYESSLTLSAECPARNFPIFTSLCWRIQQDFCTPIANSTLQARQQGPNLVYNTSLVDKHPRMCVKFSLQGSHNISCPFLPDMSLWHVYLEAHPRALLVYINSSVPAVFSAQLCVQTERGCESRGPVCSIQAKAATVSQISVPLDSVAMQACVQVWRTSPALLGQRILCPHYHRERWGLQMLAALILLILLVYLVVFMHSLIKKGATDWLYIQKPVLLVCSSERSSHISATCALASLLRGDLGATVHVALCAPSSQRQMGAGTGVADLGPLPWLYGQWEAVQEARGKVVIVWSPEANRTYGEWRRCTRGSEDETRERFKCDVGRREKLLKNDEEEWTSQNLPSGVIEPVLEAALARLEAALQQRKGVDAAFVYFRALGSRDDIPKVFRDVPRYCLPRDLGGLIRELGGPTRTNGTSWWRCWPRLVDKWVSTWLARQLAHRLRTQLPPVQRPKGQR from the exons AGGTCCCAGACAAAGG TTCCCATGACAGATGGCTGTCCAGTGAAGATGAGTCCTCATCAATGGAACAGCAACTGCATCACGGTCCGTGTGTGGATCAAAGATGAAG ACTTGAATCAAGCTCCGACTATTGGTATCGAGTCAGCAAGAAGAGAAATTGTCCAGCCCGTAATAAAACACAAGAAGACAAAGAAAAAA TGGCATGTGAAGAAGAACACTAATGAAATCCGAGTGTGGTGTCATGACAGCTCTGAACAGCATCGGCCACGTGTCAACAACACAGAAACTTTG tGGGAGCTGGTTTTCGACTGCGTGGACGCCGAGCTGTGGCGTCCCGTCACTGTGGACTACAACGCCAGGTCGCAACGCTGTAGCGTCACTTCCATCCATCCGG aTGCTGTGCCCAGCTTCTCTTTGTCTGTGGATCAGGCATCCAAATCTATCAATGTCACCGTCGAGTCTGACAAAAAAGTGCATGCCAGGTGGTGCTACAAGCGGACTGCACACCACTGTGTACAAGGCTCGCATTCCAACCTCACCACA attgatcCAGCTCAATCACGCTCTGCTCTCCTCAACATCCCATACGTGCTTCCTTGTGTCTGTGTTCAA GTCTACTACAACTATGAAGACCCCCCACGAAAAACGGTGTGCCCTTTACAAGCACACCCCCTGCCAA AAGTGGAAGACGTGTGGCTTTCCTCCGAGTTGACCCTGTATGAGTCCAGTCTGACGTTGAGCGCCGAGTGTCCCGCCCGAAACTTTCCAATCTTTACCTCCCTCTGTTGGAGGATTCAGCAGGACTTCTGCACCCCCATCGCAAACTCCACGCTGCAGGCGCGGCAACAAGGCCCAAACCTG GTCTACAATACGTCTTTGGTGGACAAACACCCTCGCATGTGCGTCAAG TTTTCCCTGCAAGGCAGCCACAATATCTCTTGCCCCTTCCTGCCTG ACATGTCATTGTGGCATGTTTACCTGGAGGCCCACCCACGCGCCCTGCTTGTGTACATTAACTCTTCAGTCCCAGCCGTGTTCTCGGCTCAGCTCTGCGTACAGACCGAGAGGGGATGTGAGTCCAGAGGGCCTGTCTGCTCCATCCAAGCG AAAGCGGCAACAGTGAGCCAAATAAGCGTTCCTCTTGACTCCGTGGCGATGCAAGCATGTGTTCAG GTGTGGCGGACTTCTCCTGCCCTTCTTGGACAAAGGATTCTGTGTCCCCACT ACCATCGTGAGCGATGGGGTCTACAAATGCTGGCAGCTTTGATTCTTCTTATTCTTCTGGTGTATTTAGTTGTTTTTATGCACTCTCTCATCAAAAAAGGAGCAACAG ATTGGTTGTACATCCAGAAGCCGGTGTTGCTGGTGTGTTCGTCAGAGCGTTCGTCTCACATTTCAGCTACTTGCGCCCTGGCTTCTCTGCTTCGGGGGGATCTGGGCGCCACGGTCCACGTGGCCCTGTGCGCCCCCAGCTCCCAAAGGCAGATGGGCGCTGGGACCGGTGTGGCAGATCTGGGGCCGCTTCCCTGGCTGTATGGCCAGTGGGAGGCCGTACAGGAGGCGCGCGGAAAAGTCGTGATTGTGTGGAGTCCCGAGGCCAACAGGACGTATGGCGAGTGGAGGCGGTGTACGCGTGGTAGCGAAGATGAGACACGTGAGCGTTTCAAATGTGATGTTGGGCGACGAGAAAAGCTTCTGAAAAATGATGAAGAAGAGTGGACATCGCAGAACCTGCCTTCTGGTGTCATTGAACCAGTGTTGGAGGCTGCTCTGGCCCGTCTGGAAGCAGCACTGCAACAGCGTAAAGGCGTGGATGCGGCGTTCGTCTACTTCCGAGCCCTCGGAAGCAGAGATGACATCCCTAAAGTCTTCCGTGATGTCCCCCGCTATTGCTTACCTCGGGATTTAGGTGGCCTCATCCGGGAGCTTGGAGGACCGACGAGAACAAATGGGACGTCTTGGTGGCGCTGCTGGCCCAGGCTGGTTGACAAATGGGTGTCCACTTGGCTGGCTCGGCAGTTGGCCCACAGACTGCGGACACAGCTGCCTCCTGTGCaaaggccaaaaggccaaaggtGA